Proteins found in one Deltaproteobacteria bacterium genomic segment:
- the atpB gene encoding F0F1 ATP synthase subunit A, whose product MKFAMRIAALALVVWGMSAGVALAAGDMHTWSYVNPINDALRAVLHTDLDLSHSIWFTFVAIFLCVSGAIVGKSYKEKLRTGDIAPSPNFSLANVYESLIGMMLNLLEEIVGHHGRQYITLICSLAFVIVLTNFSGLTPASVLATSNLNTTAALALVVFVAYNYYGIKAHGPVKYAAHFLGPLEGNLRFVMAPIMVPIELISHVARPLSLSLRLFGNMTGDHTIFAVFMVGLGIAWPLLFPLPLYVLGTLVCFVQMLVFVMLTMVYLSLATAHDH is encoded by the coding sequence CGCTCGCCGCGGGCGACATGCACACGTGGTCTTACGTCAACCCGATCAACGACGCCCTGCGCGCCGTGCTCCACACCGATCTGGACCTGTCGCACTCGATCTGGTTCACGTTCGTGGCGATCTTCCTGTGCGTTTCGGGCGCGATCGTCGGCAAGAGCTACAAGGAAAAACTCCGGACGGGCGACATCGCCCCGTCGCCGAATTTCTCGCTCGCCAACGTCTACGAGTCGCTGATCGGCATGATGCTGAACCTGCTCGAGGAGATCGTCGGCCACCACGGTCGCCAGTACATCACGCTGATCTGCTCGCTGGCCTTCGTCATCGTGCTGACGAACTTCTCGGGCCTGACCCCCGCGTCGGTGCTCGCCACGTCGAATCTGAACACCACGGCGGCGCTCGCGCTGGTGGTCTTCGTCGCCTACAACTACTACGGCATCAAGGCGCACGGCCCGGTCAAGTACGCCGCGCACTTCCTTGGGCCGCTCGAAGGCAATCTCCGCTTCGTCATGGCGCCGATCATGGTGCCGATCGAGCTCATCAGCCACGTCGCCCGACCGCTGTCGCTGTCGCTGCGTCTTTTCGGCAACATGACCGGCGATCACACGATCTTCGCCGTGTTCATGGTGGGGCTCGGCATCGCGTGGCCGCTGCTGTTCCCCTTGCCGCTCTACGTGCTGGGAACGCTGGTTTGTTTCGTGCAGATGCTGGTGTTCGTGATGCTGACGATGGTCTATCTGTCGCTGGCGACGGCCCACGACCACTAG
- the atpE gene encoding ATP synthase F0 subunit C — protein MNKRMLTLTLFVLFTFAMATTAFAQGLSDDVKKNVALAAGFGIAVAAFGGAFGQGRAAAAALEGIARNPAAAQKLFTPLILSLALIESLVIYALVISFLLVFKL, from the coding sequence ATGAATAAGAGAATGCTCACACTGACCCTGTTCGTGCTCTTCACGTTTGCGATGGCGACGACGGCCTTTGCCCAGGGCTTGTCGGACGACGTGAAAAAGAACGTGGCGCTCGCGGCCGGTTTCGGCATCGCGGTCGCGGCGTTCGGCGGCGCGTTCGGCCAGGGCCGCGCGGCCGCGGCGGCGCTCGAAGGCATCGCCCGCAACCCCGCCGCCGCCCAGAAACTCTTCACGCCGCTCATCCTGAGCCTCGCGCTGATCGAGTCGCTGGTCATTTACGCGCTCGTCATTTCGTTCCTGCTCGTCTTCAAGCTCTAA
- a CDS encoding VWA domain-containing protein, translating into MSFQFANSWALVFLALPLLILWWRIAGERWHVAPIRVGGAELWRDVRPSWRVRFRRLPLYLRVATLVFVVFALARPQLGRTQNVTEGEGIDIVLTLDVSGSMAAQDFAPNDRLFVAKKTIERFIEGRKVDRIGLVLFAGQAFSQSPLTLDYGIILQFLERAKIGMIEDGTAIGMALVTATNRLRESTAKSKVVVLLTDRDNNAGRVDPMTAADLAKAVGIRVHTIGVGSDGPAYIPVKDPLMGTRLVKQTFVLDEKVLRGIADKTGGQFYRATDADSLRRVFDAIDQLEKSPYEVKTFTDFTERYPLPLALAFLCLAAELVLARTALREVS; encoded by the coding sequence ATGAGTTTCCAGTTCGCCAACTCCTGGGCGCTCGTCTTCCTGGCGTTGCCGCTGCTCATTTTGTGGTGGCGGATCGCCGGGGAGCGATGGCATGTCGCGCCGATCCGCGTCGGCGGCGCGGAGCTGTGGCGCGACGTGCGTCCGTCGTGGCGCGTTCGTTTTCGCCGGTTGCCGCTCTATTTGCGCGTCGCGACGCTGGTATTTGTGGTCTTCGCCCTCGCGCGCCCACAGCTCGGCCGCACGCAGAACGTGACCGAGGGCGAGGGGATCGACATCGTGCTCACGCTCGACGTGTCGGGGTCGATGGCCGCGCAGGATTTCGCTCCGAACGACCGCCTCTTCGTCGCGAAGAAAACCATCGAGCGCTTCATCGAAGGCCGCAAGGTCGATCGCATCGGCCTCGTGCTCTTCGCGGGGCAGGCGTTTTCGCAGTCGCCGCTCACGCTCGACTACGGCATCATCCTGCAGTTTCTGGAGCGCGCGAAGATCGGGATGATCGAGGACGGCACGGCGATCGGCATGGCGCTCGTGACGGCGACGAACCGCCTGCGCGAGTCGACCGCCAAGAGCAAGGTCGTCGTGTTGCTGACCGACCGCGACAACAACGCGGGACGCGTGGACCCGATGACGGCGGCGGACCTCGCCAAGGCCGTGGGTATCCGCGTGCACACGATCGGCGTGGGCAGCGACGGCCCTGCGTACATTCCCGTCAAGGACCCGCTGATGGGCACGCGCCTCGTCAAGCAGACCTTCGTGCTCGACGAGAAAGTGCTGCGCGGCATCGCCGACAAGACCGGCGGGCAGTTCTACCGCGCCACCGACGCCGACAGTCTGCGGCGTGTGTTCGACGCCATCGACCAGCTCGAAAAAAGTCCTTACGAGGTGAAGACCTTCACCGATTTCACCGAGCGCTATCCGCTTCCACTGGCGCTCGCGTTTTTGTGCCTCGCCGCCGAATTGGTCCTCGCGCGCACGGCCCTGCGGGAGGTGAGCTGA
- a CDS encoding VWA domain-containing protein: protein MDFARPWLLLILVAIALLAVWLVRASRRRSAALAEFASADVWRAVRLHAAPGRETARIALVTAALTLMVVALAGPQFGTVFEEVRRRGIDIVVAVDVSKSMLAEDLAPNRLEKAKHQLSSLLDQVRGDRVAVLPFAGQAFLLCPLTLDYSAAKLYLSILDVNAIPTPGTNITAAIETATEAYESVNRKHKVMLLLTDGESTVGDVEKATEKAKEEGVVIYTIGIGSPEGVPIPQRDEQGNISYVKDKSGQVVLSKLDETQLQKIADTTGGKYYRSSYGELELGWFLEEIEKMDKKDLKSQVITRKRERFFVFALAAMMMLAVEAAWPERRVCRPRRTDEDAA from the coding sequence ATGGACTTCGCCCGGCCGTGGCTGCTGCTGATACTCGTTGCGATCGCGCTGCTGGCCGTGTGGCTCGTGCGTGCTTCGCGGCGACGAAGTGCCGCGCTGGCCGAGTTCGCCTCGGCCGACGTGTGGCGCGCGGTGCGTCTTCACGCCGCGCCCGGACGCGAGACGGCGCGCATCGCGCTCGTGACGGCGGCGCTCACGCTGATGGTCGTGGCGCTCGCCGGCCCGCAATTCGGCACGGTCTTCGAGGAAGTGCGCCGTCGCGGCATCGACATCGTCGTGGCGGTGGACGTCTCCAAGTCGATGCTCGCCGAGGACCTTGCTCCAAACCGCCTGGAAAAGGCCAAACACCAGCTTTCGAGCCTGCTCGATCAGGTGCGCGGCGACCGCGTGGCGGTGTTGCCCTTCGCGGGGCAGGCGTTTCTGCTCTGCCCGCTCACGCTCGACTATTCGGCGGCGAAGCTCTACCTGTCGATCCTCGACGTGAACGCGATTCCCACGCCGGGCACGAACATTACCGCGGCGATCGAGACGGCGACCGAGGCGTACGAGAGCGTGAACCGCAAGCACAAAGTGATGCTGCTGCTCACCGACGGCGAGAGCACCGTCGGCGACGTGGAGAAGGCGACCGAAAAGGCGAAGGAAGAAGGCGTCGTGATCTACACGATCGGCATCGGCTCGCCCGAGGGCGTCCCGATTCCGCAACGCGACGAACAGGGCAACATTTCGTACGTAAAGGACAAGTCGGGACAGGTCGTGCTTTCGAAGCTCGACGAGACGCAGCTACAGAAAATCGCCGACACGACCGGCGGGAAGTATTATCGTTCGAGCTACGGCGAGCTCGAACTCGGCTGGTTTCTTGAGGAAATCGAGAAGATGGATAAAAAGGACCTCAAGAGTCAGGTCATTACGCGCAAGCGCGAGCGGTTTTTCGTGTTCGCGCTCGCGGCGATGATGATGCTCGCCGTCGAGGCGGCGTGGCCCGAGCGGCGCGTGTGCAGGCCCCGGCGCACGGATGAGGACGCGGCATGA